From the Chryseobacterium fluminis genome, the window ATTTTGGTATCGAATCCGTTTAGAGATGCCGTCTGCATCAAATCCATGGCTTTACCTTCAGCAAATCCTTCTTTAATGTCTACTAAAACGACTTCCGAACAGAAGTTTTTCATTGCGATGTATTCTGCACAGCTGGCTCCTACCGCGCCTGCTCCTACTACAGTTACTTTCATTTTGATTTATTTTTAAATTATTCGTTTAAGTTTATTATTGTAACAGCCCAAATTTAACAATTCCTGAAAAATTGGGCAATCTTTCAGGAATTTAATTATCGGATGTTTAATTAACGTTTAATAAGAATGTGTATAGCTTTTTAGCTCCGGACAATACTTCATTATAATGTTCCTCTTTCACTTCAGTATCCAGAACTTCTTTGAAGCTTTTCCACATAGGTCCTGTATTTTCCTGATAACATCCAAAGAAATTGAAGGTCACCTGGTCAAAGCCTTCTGTTTTTGAAAGCTGTTTGGCTATTACATTACCTCCTAAAGTAGAGCCTTCGATCACATACATTGCTCCTAAAGCTTCATTTTCATTATCGAATTCCAGAGTATGGGAGACAGCCTTATTATGCAAAGAAAGACTTTCAAGGTCTTTTTCTATGAGAGAGAGTTTCTTCCGGTCGGCCAACTGAAGTTTATCAGAAAAATTTTCTTCAAGACTGCTGAAAATTTTGTCCTCAGCGTGAAGAAGCATTAAATAATTGTTATGGATGATTTTTTTATAGTCTTCTAAGGTGAAGGTTCTGTTAAATATTTTTTCAGAACTAAACAATTTCTCAGCCGCATCGTGAAATTCAGCAGTATTTTTTTTAAGATATTCTGATACCATAATAAGGTTTAAAATTTCCCAAATTTAAGGCTTTTTAAACGTTAAAATGAAACTTGTTCCCTCTTTATTGCTAACATAATCAACATTTCCGCCGATTCTTTTCATAATCCGGTGTACAATTGATAATCCTACTCCATTCCCTTTAAATTTTTTAGCATTATCCATTCTGTTGAAAATTTTAAACATTTTATATTTTTCTTCTTCCGGAATTCCTATTCCGTTATCAGAAATACGGTAAACAACCGTATCACCGCTCTCTCTTCCTTCAATTTCCACCTTAGGGTGTTCACTTTGTGAAGAATACTTAACAGCATTATTGATAATATTTAAAAATACCTGATGAAGCATTGTTTTATCGGCTAAAACATCAGGACAGTCTTTGATAATGATTTCACTTTCGGGACTTTCAAAGGTAATCTTTGCGTTTTCTGAGATCTTCTGAATGGTTTTGAATGTTTTGATATTCTCCAGCTGAATTTCACTGTGCTTTGCACGGCTCAGCTGCAGTACGTCATGCATCATTTCTGCCATTGTATCGATCTCTTCAATTATAGAATTGATTTTACTTTTGCTTTTTTCGGACCCGTCTGTCAGACTTTTCAACAGCATCTGGGCATTCAGCTTCATCACCGTTAAAGGAGTTCCGAGATCATGGGAAATGGTATATGAAAAACTGTCCAGCTCTTCGTTTACTTTCTTCAGCTCATCATTAAGCCGTTTGATCGTAATATAATTTTTATGGGAAGTTTCAAGAATAAGATCGCGAACAGCCTGCACCGCAGCGATATTTCTTGAATTCCATCTCTTTGAATTTCCTCTGATATTTTCTGTAAATAACCGGAAAGATGTTCTCGGCGAAATGATCTGTTTCTCTTCTCCGTTCTGAGAAAATACACTGACTTTCTTCTCAGGATTTCCGGCCCAGTTGATGTGTTCATCAAATTCTTTGCGGAACCATATCAACATTTCATTCTTGCTCTTTTCAACAAAGTAAATAATAATTCCGGCGCTTTTTTCATTCAGCTGAAGCGTCTCTCCGTATTCTTTCAGAAAACTTCTGTTGGAATAAATAATTTCATCCGTATTTTCATGCGCCCAGCTAATAATTCTTTTAATTAACTTATTATCAGGAACAAACCCGTCAGTCACTATATTTTCACCGGAAACAATAGCTAAACCGTCTGCTTCCGGAAGATTTCTTATTTCCGTTTTGTTTTCAACCAAAGAATCAAATAAGCTGTTATGCTT encodes:
- a CDS encoding biliverdin-producing heme oxygenase; this encodes MVSEYLKKNTAEFHDAAEKLFSSEKIFNRTFTLEDYKKIIHNNYLMLLHAEDKIFSSLEENFSDKLQLADRKKLSLIEKDLESLSLHNKAVSHTLEFDNENEALGAMYVIEGSTLGGNVIAKQLSKTEGFDQVTFNFFGCYQENTGPMWKSFKEVLDTEVKEEHYNEVLSGAKKLYTFLLNVN
- a CDS encoding ATP-binding protein → MNFVECHEEPIHIPGHIQSFGYLIGIDTISHSITFLSQNIKDIFTVENVEQLFGKKITDFPESFQNIIASEIYNSLDSFTKRENETYFDKITINHTEYHFSIFRSGKNIFLEFEKVLANPNKRISNKYDNFYIIGDEQELWEQLLGTLSKIVNYDRMMVYKFMMDGSGKVIAEKRDDHMESYLGLHYPESDIPRQARELYIKKRKRIFSNVYSEPVPVLSKSTEPVDLTFTATRAMSPIHGQYIKNSGASSSFSVSIIIDNYLWGLVTCQNSEPKHIDLEDRVQAGIFTALASNAYSSFKSKKELNYRLELTEISSQLKSEFLKHNSLFDSLVENKTEIRNLPEADGLAIVSGENIVTDGFVPDNKLIKRIISWAHENTDEIIYSNRSFLKEYGETLQLNEKSAGIIIYFVEKSKNEMLIWFRKEFDEHINWAGNPEKKVSVFSQNGEEKQIISPRTSFRLFTENIRGNSKRWNSRNIAAVQAVRDLILETSHKNYITIKRLNDELKKVNEELDSFSYTISHDLGTPLTVMKLNAQMLLKSLTDGSEKSKSKINSIIEEIDTMAEMMHDVLQLSRAKHSEIQLENIKTFKTIQKISENAKITFESPESEIIIKDCPDVLADKTMLHQVFLNIINNAVKYSSQSEHPKVEIEGRESGDTVVYRISDNGIGIPEEEKYKMFKIFNRMDNAKKFKGNGVGLSIVHRIMKRIGGNVDYVSNKEGTSFILTFKKP